In the Agrococcus sp. Marseille-Q4369 genome, one interval contains:
- a CDS encoding glutaredoxin domain-containing protein, whose translation MTDTRTIRVYGADWCRDCRRTKQQLDGLEVAYDYIDLEEDESATREAQRISGRMQIPVVVFPDGSHQVEPTNDEVEAKLKELSLL comes from the coding sequence ATGACCGACACGAGGACGATCCGGGTCTACGGCGCCGACTGGTGCCGCGACTGCCGGCGCACGAAGCAGCAGCTCGACGGGCTCGAGGTGGCCTACGACTACATCGACCTCGAGGAGGACGAGTCGGCGACCCGCGAGGCGCAGCGCATCTCGGGCCGCATGCAGATCCCGGTCGTCGTCTTCCCCGACGGCTCGCACCAGGTCGAGCCGACCAACGACGAGGTCGAGGCGAAGCTCAAGGAGCTCTCGCTCCTCTGA
- a CDS encoding PLP-dependent aspartate aminotransferase family protein — protein MTTSNDARLRPDSLAVHAGRDDLRSLGVHAIPIDLSSTNPLPDVLTGGDAYERLATGGDVGDGSAVYQRLWNPTVARFEDALAQLEGAERAVAFASGMAAVTAVLMAARQRRGNHVVALRPLYGGTDHLLATGLLGTETTFVDSVDAVARACRPDTGLVVVETPANPTLELVDLSALAAAAGDAPVLVDNTFATPVLQRPLSHGAALSLHSATKYIGGHGDVVGGVVACDAEWARALRPVRAITGAPAHPLAAYLMHRGLQTLPLRVRAQQAGAEVVARALAAMDGVLEVRYPGLDGCDPAGLVGPGRQMAGPGSMIAVDVGSFERAAAVAESVELFTHAVSLGSVDSLIQHPASLTHRPVAAAAKPHAGVLRLSIGLEDPADLIDDLERALSRSAAAQPAAAARR, from the coding sequence ATGACGACGAGCAATGACGCTCGCCTCCGACCCGACTCGCTCGCGGTGCATGCCGGCCGCGACGATCTGCGGTCGCTCGGCGTGCACGCGATCCCCATCGACCTCTCCTCCACGAACCCGCTCCCCGACGTCCTCACCGGCGGCGATGCCTACGAGCGGCTCGCGACGGGCGGCGACGTCGGCGATGGCTCCGCGGTCTACCAGCGGCTCTGGAACCCGACGGTCGCGCGGTTCGAGGATGCCCTCGCGCAGCTCGAGGGCGCCGAGCGCGCCGTCGCCTTCGCCTCCGGCATGGCGGCCGTGACCGCCGTGCTGATGGCCGCGCGTCAGCGGCGCGGCAACCACGTCGTGGCGCTGCGGCCGCTCTACGGCGGCACCGACCACCTGCTCGCGACCGGCCTGCTCGGCACCGAGACGACCTTCGTCGACTCGGTCGACGCGGTCGCGCGCGCGTGCCGCCCCGACACGGGCCTGGTGGTCGTCGAGACCCCCGCGAACCCGACGCTCGAGCTCGTCGACCTCTCGGCGCTCGCCGCCGCTGCCGGCGACGCGCCCGTGCTCGTCGACAACACGTTCGCGACACCCGTGCTGCAGCGACCGCTGTCGCACGGCGCCGCGCTCTCGCTGCACTCGGCGACGAAGTACATCGGCGGCCACGGCGACGTGGTCGGCGGCGTCGTCGCGTGCGATGCGGAGTGGGCGCGAGCCCTCCGGCCCGTGCGCGCCATCACGGGCGCCCCCGCGCATCCGCTCGCCGCCTACCTCATGCACCGCGGCCTGCAGACGCTGCCGCTGCGCGTGCGGGCGCAGCAGGCGGGGGCCGAGGTCGTCGCGCGCGCCCTCGCCGCGATGGACGGCGTGCTCGAGGTGCGCTACCCGGGGCTCGACGGATGCGACCCCGCGGGCCTCGTGGGACCGGGCAGGCAGATGGCGGGGCCCGGCTCGATGATCGCGGTCGACGTCGGCTCGTTCGAGCGGGCCGCCGCCGTCGCGGAGTCGGTCGAGCTGTTCACGCACGCCGTCTCGCTCGGCAGCGTCGACTCGCTCATCCAGCATCCCGCGTCGCTCACCCACCGCCCCGTCGCGGCGGCGGCGAAGCCGCACGCGGGCGTGCTGCGGCTGTCGATCGGCCTCGAGGACCCGGCCGACCTCATCGACGACCTCGAGCGCGCGCTCAGTCGCTCGGCGGCGGCGCAGCCGGCAGCCGCAGCTCGACGCTGA
- a CDS encoding PQQ-dependent sugar dehydrogenase → MSDRFREPVVDRAPVGADRRDRQRRAARRGRAARHRGARRAPQLVRDEGDGNAILRATLEGEPGARTLGEPDELLTGIPAAGNHNGGRIAIGPDGMLYATTGDAGVPSRAQDPASLAGKILRLEPDGSVPADNPDPASPVYTLGHRNPQGLPWSDDGRLFATEFGQDTWDELNVIEAGANYGWPMVEGAAGDRRFTDPVQPWAPAEASPSGMAFAADALWIANLRGQSLRRVPIDDVASSSVHWRGEHGRMRDVAAAPDGSVWALTGSTDGRGRPAEGDDRILVFEP, encoded by the coding sequence GTGAGCGACCGATTTCGAGAGCCCGTGGTCGATCGCGCTCCTGTCGGCGCCGATCGCCGAGATCGACAGCGTCGAGCCGCGCGGCGAGGGCGGGCTGCTCGGCATCGCGGTGCACGACGGGCACCTCAACTGGTACGCGACGAGGGCGACGGCAACGCGATCCTGCGCGCGACGCTCGAGGGCGAGCCCGGCGCGCGCACGCTCGGCGAACCCGACGAGCTGCTCACCGGCATCCCGGCGGCCGGCAACCACAACGGCGGGCGCATCGCGATCGGACCGGACGGGATGCTCTACGCGACGACGGGCGACGCGGGCGTGCCGAGCAGGGCGCAGGACCCGGCGAGCCTCGCGGGCAAGATCCTGCGGCTCGAGCCCGACGGCTCGGTGCCCGCCGACAACCCCGACCCCGCCTCCCCCGTCTACACGCTCGGCCACCGCAATCCGCAGGGTCTCCCGTGGAGCGACGACGGCAGGCTCTTCGCGACCGAGTTCGGCCAGGACACGTGGGACGAGCTCAACGTCATCGAGGCGGGCGCGAACTACGGCTGGCCGATGGTCGAGGGGGCGGCGGGCGATCGGCGCTTCACCGACCCCGTGCAGCCGTGGGCGCCCGCCGAGGCGAGCCCGAGCGGCATGGCGTTCGCCGCCGATGCGCTCTGGATCGCGAACCTGCGCGGCCAGTCGCTGCGCCGCGTACCGATCGACGACGTGGCGAGCTCGAGCGTGCACTGGCGGGGCGAGCACGGTCGGATGCGCGATGTCGCGGCCGCACCGGACGGCTCGGTCTGGGCGCTCACCGGCAGCACCGACGGCCGCGGGCGACCCGCGGAGGGCGACGACCGCATCCTCGTCTTCGAGCCCTAG
- a CDS encoding DUF3054 domain-containing protein — MTRRAAAPSRLLAFALDAALVVVFAAIGRASHDDGGAGVLAEGGLGLATTAWPFLAALVVGWLVSLAWRRPAAPLRTGVPVWLVTVGGGMLLRTLSGQGTALPFVAVATLALLALLVGWRILAALARGGLERRSRNVGS, encoded by the coding sequence GTGACCCGCCGCGCCGCAGCCCCTTCGCGCCTCCTCGCGTTCGCGCTCGACGCCGCGCTCGTCGTGGTCTTCGCCGCGATCGGCCGCGCGAGCCACGACGACGGCGGCGCGGGCGTGCTCGCCGAGGGCGGGCTCGGGCTCGCGACGACGGCGTGGCCGTTCCTCGCTGCCCTCGTCGTGGGCTGGCTCGTGTCGCTCGCATGGCGGCGACCCGCGGCGCCGCTCCGCACCGGCGTGCCGGTGTGGCTCGTGACCGTCGGCGGCGGGATGCTGCTGCGCACGCTGAGCGGGCAGGGCACGGCACTGCCATTCGTCGCCGTCGCGACGCTCGCGCTGCTCGCGCTCCTGGTCGGCTGGCGCATCCTCGCGGCACTCGCGCGTGGCGGACTCGAGCGCCGCTCACGTAACGTGGGCTCATGA
- a CDS encoding cysteine desulfurase-like protein — MEETTATALDVDALRARFPSLASGIAHFDGPGGTQTPAEVGEAIARTLTSPLSNRGSSVASERNAEAAVAAFRVAYADLLGADPRGIVYGRSATQLIYDFSRALAKGWSAGDELVVTQLDHDANVRPWLQIAERVGMAVRWLRLDPATGQLRLDELDEVVTERTRLVAVTGASNLIGSKPDLPRIAARAHEVGALVHVDGVHLAAHDAIDVGAFGADLFVCSPYKFFGPHCAVLAASPELLESLHPDKLLPSTNAVPERFELGTLPYELMAGATAAVDVIASIAGAPGKDPQRDRRERLLAANALIEHHELRLRERIESHVRSYDGRLTLHSVAEDRTSTLFVTFRDRDPFAVARDLAGRDVLAPAGTFYAHEPFLALGTGVEAGLRMGLAPYNHDADVDRLLEGLDAALA; from the coding sequence ATGGAGGAGACCACCGCAACCGCACTCGACGTCGACGCGCTGCGGGCACGGTTCCCGTCGCTCGCCTCCGGCATCGCCCACTTCGACGGGCCCGGCGGCACGCAGACGCCCGCCGAGGTCGGAGAGGCGATCGCGCGCACGCTGACGAGCCCGCTCTCGAACCGGGGCTCGAGCGTCGCGAGCGAGCGCAACGCCGAAGCGGCCGTCGCCGCCTTCCGGGTCGCCTACGCCGACCTGCTGGGCGCCGACCCGCGCGGCATCGTCTACGGGCGCAGCGCGACGCAGCTCATCTACGACTTCTCGCGCGCGCTCGCGAAGGGCTGGTCGGCGGGCGACGAGCTCGTCGTCACGCAGCTCGACCACGACGCGAACGTGCGGCCGTGGCTGCAGATCGCCGAGCGCGTCGGCATGGCGGTGCGGTGGCTGCGGCTCGACCCCGCCACGGGGCAGCTGCGGCTCGACGAGCTCGACGAGGTCGTCACCGAGCGCACGCGCCTCGTCGCCGTCACCGGCGCATCCAACCTCATCGGCTCGAAGCCCGACCTGCCCCGCATCGCGGCCCGCGCGCACGAGGTCGGCGCGCTCGTGCACGTCGACGGCGTGCACCTCGCCGCGCACGACGCGATCGACGTCGGAGCGTTCGGCGCCGACCTCTTCGTCTGCTCGCCCTACAAGTTCTTCGGCCCGCACTGCGCCGTGCTCGCCGCCTCGCCCGAGCTGCTCGAGTCGCTGCACCCCGACAAGCTGTTGCCCTCGACGAACGCCGTGCCCGAGCGCTTCGAGCTCGGCACGCTGCCCTACGAGCTCATGGCGGGCGCGACCGCCGCCGTCGACGTGATCGCGAGCATCGCGGGCGCCCCGGGGAAGGATCCGCAGCGCGACCGCCGCGAGCGGCTCCTCGCGGCCAACGCGCTCATCGAGCACCACGAGCTGCGCCTGCGCGAGCGCATCGAGTCGCACGTGCGGTCGTACGACGGGCGGCTGACGCTGCACTCGGTCGCCGAGGACCGCACCTCGACGCTCTTCGTCACCTTCCGCGACCGCGATCCGTTCGCCGTCGCCCGCGATCTCGCCGGGCGCGACGTGCTCGCGCCCGCGGGCACCTTCTACGCGCACGAGCCGTTCCTCGCGCTCGGCACCGGGGTCGAGGCGGGCCTGCGGATGGGGCTCGCGCCCTACAACCACGACGCCGACGTCGACCGGCTGCTCGAGGGGCTCGACGCCGCGCTCGCGTGA